In Persicimonas caeni, a single window of DNA contains:
- a CDS encoding PqqD family protein: MSKSIGTTERFEPRDGLVLEEIDDEVVVLDLQQNSYFGLNEVAKQVWKGLEDGLSIGEIVDQLDEQFAVERDELFADVCAFVSDALCHGLITRTDES; this comes from the coding sequence ATGAGCAAAAGTATCGGTACAACAGAACGTTTCGAGCCTCGAGATGGACTAGTATTGGAGGAGATCGACGATGAGGTTGTGGTCTTGGATCTCCAACAGAACTCCTACTTTGGCCTGAACGAGGTCGCAAAGCAGGTGTGGAAGGGACTTGAAGACGGCCTGTCCATTGGCGAGATAGTCGACCAACTCGATGAGCAGTTTGCAGTGGAACGTGACGAACTCTTCGCCGACGTCTGCGCCTTCGTTTCCGACGCACTCTGCCACGGTCTGATCACTCGAACGGACGAAAGTTAG
- a CDS encoding lasso peptide biosynthesis B2 protein, whose protein sequence is MLIAIAIARLATEVFSIEQLLKLAGEAAQWAERFPSFDRRSPDEWAEIADLLANRASRLVPGAQCLQRALASRVWLARRGIDAQIVVGFRKRGTLEGHAWLELQLSGGPSTLFKGFEDGYRESFREAAA, encoded by the coding sequence ATGCTGATCGCAATTGCCATCGCGCGCTTGGCGACCGAAGTCTTCAGCATCGAGCAACTCCTGAAGCTTGCCGGCGAAGCGGCGCAGTGGGCCGAACGCTTCCCGTCGTTCGACAGGCGGAGTCCTGACGAGTGGGCCGAGATCGCCGATCTGCTCGCCAACCGTGCATCGCGCCTGGTGCCGGGCGCTCAGTGCTTGCAGCGAGCGCTCGCCAGCAGGGTATGGCTCGCTCGTCGGGGGATCGACGCCCAGATCGTTGTCGGTTTTCGAAAGCGCGGGACCCTCGAGGGGCACGCCTGGCTCGAGTTGCAACTGTCCGGAGGCCCGAGCACCCTCTTCAAAGGCTTCGAAGACGGCTACCGCGAGTCGTTTCGCGAGGCCGCGGCGTGA
- a CDS encoding nucleotidyltransferase family protein: MEGGSRQPRAPELLIHRAAERGVFPLIYRVLLGREGELPHAARRYWIEHGARLGLYRTELARVHEALEHITPVVVLKGEPLSVLLYGDPRLRNTTDLDLLSAPESLPQAITALAELGYRPTDGPKAKTWASNQCALLHETYGTLIELHWRIAFPYLPSPEISQLLRETIAVEIGDRTYRSLRPELLFFQLCYHFHQHRGFLKGLLDITGWIDRFESSADLDEIRAMADRLGLNGLIQWPLHVLNLFTGHKSRLYEPTADPFVRAWAAWTAAKLERDFIELRPRTRVERWLDEQSFGAKLVTSMLQGASMTVADGIFPKISTAVRPVIFGPHRLGRGLFGALERLGAVDRDRLYESRILG, from the coding sequence GTGGAGGGAGGCTCTCGCCAACCCCGGGCCCCCGAACTCCTCATCCACCGGGCTGCCGAGCGCGGCGTCTTTCCCTTGATCTATCGTGTTCTCCTCGGGCGCGAAGGCGAGCTTCCACACGCGGCTCGTCGCTACTGGATCGAGCATGGGGCGCGTCTGGGACTCTATCGCACGGAGCTGGCGCGTGTGCACGAGGCGCTCGAGCACATCACACCCGTGGTCGTGCTCAAGGGAGAGCCGCTGTCGGTCCTGCTGTACGGAGATCCTCGGCTGCGGAATACCACCGATTTGGATTTGCTGAGCGCTCCCGAAAGCCTCCCCCAGGCAATCACAGCCCTCGCCGAGCTCGGCTATCGTCCAACGGACGGCCCGAAGGCTAAGACCTGGGCCAGCAATCAATGCGCCCTGCTGCACGAGACCTACGGCACCCTTATTGAATTGCACTGGCGGATCGCCTTTCCCTATCTGCCCAGCCCAGAGATCAGCCAATTGCTGCGCGAGACGATCGCGGTCGAGATCGGCGATCGCACCTACCGCTCGCTTCGCCCCGAGTTGCTCTTTTTCCAGCTCTGTTACCATTTCCACCAGCATCGCGGGTTTCTGAAGGGGCTATTGGACATCACCGGCTGGATCGATCGCTTCGAGAGTTCTGCAGATCTAGACGAGATCCGTGCGATGGCCGATCGGCTGGGCCTGAACGGGCTGATCCAGTGGCCGCTACACGTCCTGAACCTCTTCACGGGCCATAAGAGCCGGCTTTACGAGCCAACAGCGGACCCTTTTGTTCGGGCCTGGGCTGCATGGACGGCTGCCAAGCTGGAGCGCGACTTCATCGAGTTGCGGCCACGGACGCGGGTCGAGAGGTGGCTGGATGAACAGAGTTTTGGCGCCAAATTGGTCACTTCCATGCTCCAGGGGGCGAGTATGACGGTAGCTGATGGGATCTTCCCGAAGATCTCCACCGCCGTTCGCCCGGTGATCTTCGGCCCGCACCGGCTCGGAAGGGGCCTGTTTGGGGCCTTGGAGCGCCTGGGGGCGGTCGATCGCGACCGGCTTTACGAGTCGCGGATACTTGGCTGA
- the rpsL gene encoding 30S ribosomal protein S12: MPTINQLVRKGRKQVKKKTDAPALKGCPQKRGVCTRVYTTTPKKPNSALRKVARVRLTNGIEVTSYIPGEGHNLQEHSVVLIRGGRVKDLPGVRYHIIRGTLDAIGVQERRQGRSKYGTKKPR; this comes from the coding sequence ATGCCCACGATTAATCAGCTCGTCCGCAAAGGACGCAAACAGGTCAAGAAGAAGACCGACGCCCCGGCGCTCAAAGGGTGCCCGCAGAAGCGCGGCGTGTGCACTCGCGTGTACACGACGACCCCCAAGAAGCCGAACTCGGCGCTTCGTAAAGTCGCACGTGTGCGGCTGACCAACGGGATCGAAGTGACCAGCTACATCCCGGGTGAGGGCCACAACCTGCAGGAGCACAGTGTTGTGCTCATCAGGGGCGGCCGTGTCAAAGACCTCCCCGGTGTGCGCTATCACATCATCCGCGGCACGCTCGACGCCATCGGCGTCCAAGAGCGTCGCCAGGGTCGCAGCAAGTACGGCACCAAGAAGCCGAGATAA
- the rpsG gene encoding 30S ribosomal protein S7 → MPRKGPVPKRDTLPDPKFGEKNITLFVNVMMRDGKKNVAERILYDAIDMIGEKTGADPVEVFKEALENVRPSVEVRSRRVGGSTYQVPMEIRGERQMALAMRWVVGAARNRNEYTMVERLTNELLDASNNRGNAVRKKEDMHRMAEANKAFAHYRW, encoded by the coding sequence ATGCCCAGAAAAGGACCAGTCCCAAAGCGTGATACTCTGCCGGATCCGAAGTTCGGCGAGAAGAATATCACTCTCTTCGTCAATGTGATGATGCGCGACGGCAAGAAGAACGTCGCCGAGCGTATCCTCTACGATGCGATCGACATGATCGGTGAGAAAACCGGTGCCGATCCCGTCGAGGTCTTCAAAGAAGCCCTCGAGAACGTGCGTCCCTCGGTTGAGGTTCGCTCGCGTCGCGTCGGTGGATCGACCTACCAGGTTCCCATGGAGATCCGCGGCGAGCGCCAGATGGCCCTCGCGATGCGTTGGGTGGTCGGTGCCGCGCGCAACCGCAACGAGTACACGATGGTCGAGCGACTGACCAACGAGTTGCTCGACGCGTCGAACAACCGCGGCAACGCGGTGCGCAAAAAGGAAGACATGCACCGCATGGCCGAGGCCAACAAGGCCTTCGCCCACTACCGGTGGTGA
- the fusA gene encoding elongation factor G gives MGRSIPLRRVRNIGIMAHIDAGKTTMTERVLYYTGVSHKIGETHEGTSEMDWMDQERERGITITSAATTCFWQMNNENYRINIIDTPGHVDFTMEVERSLRVLDGAVAVFCSVGGVEPQSETVWRQANRYNVPRMAFVNKMDRTGANFENVVQQMRDRLNANPVRMQIPIGKEDHYKGAVDLVKMQAIVWKEENLGAEYEYVEIPEDMMEAAEAAREELVAAAADFSEDIMMKYLEGEEISEKELHDAIRQGTLDLEIVPVFCGTALKNKGVQPVLNGVVQYLPAPIDIPPVQGVTPDAFRRITEQHVEATEEDQMTRQADDDAPFSALAFKIMTDPYVGHLTYFRVYSGTLESGSYVYNSTKDQRERVGRILRMHANKREEIDDVLAGDIAAAVGLRNTTTGDTLCDENEPIVLEAMDFPDPVIEIAVEPNTKADQSKLSESLQKLAAEDPSFRVHVDDETGQTIIAGQGELHLEIIVDRLLREFKVEANVGKPQVSYREKITKEIEHRERYKKQSGGKGMFADVYLRIEPLEPGSGIEFEETIKGGSVPKEFFNAVEQGVREAAEGGVLAGFPLVDAKITLYDGSYHEVDSSEMAFKICSSIGFKKAARKAGAALLEPIMAVEIVTPEEFMGDVIGDLNGRRGNVLGMNPRSGAQVIDAEVPLSEMFGYSTDLRSRTQGRANYTMQFSHYDTVPKNIADEIIEKATGGA, from the coding sequence GTGGGACGCAGTATACCTCTTAGGCGAGTTCGCAATATCGGCATCATGGCGCACATCGATGCCGGCAAAACGACCATGACCGAGCGCGTGCTCTACTACACGGGCGTCTCTCACAAGATTGGTGAGACGCACGAGGGCACGTCCGAGATGGACTGGATGGATCAGGAGCGTGAGCGTGGCATCACCATTACGAGTGCTGCGACCACCTGCTTCTGGCAGATGAACAACGAAAACTACCGCATCAACATCATCGACACCCCCGGCCACGTCGACTTCACGATGGAAGTCGAGCGTTCGCTGCGCGTGCTCGACGGTGCTGTGGCGGTGTTCTGCTCGGTTGGCGGCGTCGAGCCGCAGTCCGAGACGGTGTGGCGCCAGGCCAACCGTTACAACGTCCCGCGCATGGCGTTCGTCAACAAAATGGACCGTACCGGCGCGAATTTCGAGAACGTCGTGCAGCAGATGCGCGATCGTCTCAACGCCAACCCGGTGCGCATGCAGATCCCCATTGGCAAGGAAGACCACTACAAAGGTGCGGTCGACCTGGTCAAAATGCAGGCGATCGTGTGGAAGGAAGAGAACCTCGGCGCCGAGTACGAGTACGTCGAGATTCCGGAAGATATGATGGAAGCCGCTGAAGCCGCTCGTGAAGAGCTGGTCGCCGCGGCCGCTGACTTCAGCGAAGACATCATGATGAAGTACCTCGAAGGAGAGGAGATCTCCGAGAAGGAGCTTCATGATGCCATCCGTCAGGGCACCCTCGATCTCGAGATCGTGCCGGTCTTCTGCGGTACCGCGCTCAAGAACAAGGGCGTCCAGCCGGTGCTCAACGGCGTCGTGCAGTATCTGCCGGCTCCGATCGACATCCCGCCGGTCCAAGGTGTGACTCCGGACGCGTTCCGTCGCATCACCGAGCAGCACGTCGAGGCGACCGAAGAAGACCAAATGACCCGTCAGGCCGACGATGATGCTCCGTTCTCGGCGCTGGCATTCAAGATCATGACCGATCCCTACGTCGGTCACCTGACGTACTTCCGCGTCTACTCGGGTACGCTCGAGTCGGGAAGCTACGTCTACAACTCGACCAAGGACCAGCGCGAGCGCGTGGGTCGTATCCTCCGCATGCACGCTAACAAGCGTGAGGAGATCGACGACGTCCTCGCTGGCGACATCGCCGCGGCCGTCGGTCTGCGTAACACCACCACCGGTGACACGCTGTGCGACGAGAACGAGCCGATCGTCCTCGAGGCGATGGACTTCCCGGATCCGGTCATCGAGATTGCCGTTGAGCCGAACACCAAGGCCGACCAGAGCAAGCTGAGCGAGTCGCTTCAAAAGCTCGCCGCCGAGGACCCGAGCTTCCGCGTGCACGTCGACGACGAGACCGGCCAGACGATCATTGCTGGTCAGGGTGAGCTCCACTTGGAGATCATCGTCGACCGCCTGCTCCGCGAGTTCAAAGTCGAGGCGAACGTCGGTAAGCCGCAGGTCTCGTACCGCGAGAAGATCACCAAAGAGATCGAGCACCGCGAGCGCTACAAGAAGCAGTCCGGTGGTAAGGGTATGTTCGCCGATGTGTACCTGCGCATCGAGCCCCTCGAGCCGGGCAGTGGCATCGAATTCGAAGAGACCATCAAAGGTGGTTCGGTGCCGAAGGAATTCTTCAACGCCGTCGAGCAGGGCGTGCGTGAAGCCGCCGAAGGTGGCGTGCTGGCCGGCTTCCCGCTGGTCGACGCCAAGATCACGCTGTACGACGGGTCGTACCACGAGGTCGACTCGAGCGAGATGGCGTTCAAGATCTGCTCGTCGATCGGCTTCAAGAAGGCCGCGCGCAAAGCAGGCGCCGCTCTCCTCGAGCCGATCATGGCCGTCGAGATCGTCACCCCCGAAGAGTTCATGGGCGATGTCATCGGCGACCTCAACGGCCGTCGAGGCAACGTCCTGGGCATGAACCCGCGCAGCGGCGCTCAGGTTATCGACGCCGAAGTACCGCTGTCGGAGATGTTCGGTTACTCGACCGATCTGCGAAGCCGTACGCAGGGCCGCGCGAACTACACCATGCAGTTCTCGCACTATGATACCGTCCCGAAGAACATCGCGGACGAGATCATCGAAAAGGCCACTGGCGGCGCCTGA
- the tuf gene encoding elongation factor Tu encodes MAKEKFERTKPHLNIGTIGHVDHGKTTLTAAITRVLSDKGLATNVDFENIDKAPEERERGITISTAHVEYETDNRHYAHVDCPGHADYVKNMITGAAQMDGAILVVSAADGPMPQTREHILLARQVGVPAIVVFLNKADMVDDEELLELVELEVRELLEKYEFPGDELPVVTGSALMALNGETGPMADEAIMKLMDAVDDYIPEPERETDKPFLMPIEDVFSISGRGTVVTGRIERGRVCPGDEVEIVGLSDKAEKTVVTGVEMFRKLLDEGVAGDNVGCLLRGIKKEDVERGQVLAKPGTITPHTKFKGEVYILTKEEGGRHTPFFDGYRPQFYFRTTDVTGTVHLGEGSEMVMPGDRVTITGELITPIAMDEGLRFAIREGGRTVGAGVVTEIVE; translated from the coding sequence ATGGCCAAAGAGAAATTTGAAAGAACAAAACCGCACCTGAACATCGGGACCATCGGTCACGTCGACCACGGTAAGACCACCCTGACCGCGGCGATCACCCGCGTGCTCAGCGACAAAGGTCTGGCGACCAACGTCGACTTCGAAAACATCGACAAGGCTCCCGAAGAGCGCGAGCGTGGTATCACCATCTCGACGGCGCACGTCGAGTACGAGACCGACAACCGCCACTACGCTCACGTCGACTGCCCCGGCCACGCCGACTACGTCAAGAACATGATCACCGGCGCCGCCCAGATGGACGGCGCGATCCTGGTGGTCTCGGCTGCTGACGGCCCCATGCCCCAGACCCGCGAGCACATCCTGCTCGCCCGTCAGGTCGGCGTGCCGGCGATCGTCGTGTTCCTCAACAAGGCCGACATGGTCGACGACGAGGAACTGCTCGAGCTGGTCGAACTCGAGGTGCGCGAGCTCCTCGAGAAGTACGAGTTCCCCGGCGACGAGCTTCCGGTTGTGACCGGCTCGGCGCTCATGGCGCTCAACGGCGAGACCGGCCCGATGGCCGATGAAGCCATCATGAAGCTGATGGACGCCGTCGACGACTACATCCCCGAGCCGGAGCGTGAGACCGACAAGCCGTTCCTGATGCCCATCGAGGACGTCTTCTCGATCTCGGGCCGTGGTACGGTCGTCACCGGTCGCATCGAGCGCGGTCGTGTCTGCCCGGGCGACGAAGTCGAAATCGTCGGTCTGTCGGACAAAGCCGAGAAGACCGTCGTCACCGGCGTCGAGATGTTCCGCAAGCTCCTCGACGAGGGTGTGGCTGGCGACAACGTCGGCTGCCTGCTTCGCGGCATCAAGAAGGAAGACGTCGAGCGCGGCCAGGTCCTGGCCAAGCCGGGCACCATCACCCCGCACACCAAGTTCAAGGGTGAGGTCTACATCCTGACCAAAGAAGAGGGTGGACGTCACACCCCGTTCTTCGACGGCTACCGCCCGCAGTTCTACTTCCGTACCACCGACGTCACCGGCACGGTGCACCTGGGTGAGGGAAGCGAGATGGTCATGCCGGGCGACCGCGTCACCATCACCGGTGAGCTGATCACCCCGATCGCCATGGACGAAGGTCTGCGCTTCGCGATCCGCGAAGGCGGCCGCACCGTCGGCGCTGGCGTGGTCACCGAGATCGTCGAATAA
- the rpsJ gene encoding 30S ribosomal protein S10, which translates to MANDKIRIKLKAYDHTLLDASAAEIVETARQTGARISGPVPLPTRVRRWTVLRGPFKDKKSREQFEMRTHKRLLDIHEPTQQTLDALMRLDLAAGVDVEIKT; encoded by the coding sequence ATGGCAAACGACAAGATTCGCATCAAACTCAAGGCGTACGACCACACGCTGCTCGACGCCTCGGCAGCCGAAATCGTCGAGACCGCGCGCCAGACCGGCGCACGCATCTCCGGTCCGGTGCCGCTTCCGACCCGCGTTCGTCGCTGGACGGTGCTTCGTGGTCCTTTCAAGGACAAGAAGTCTCGCGAGCAGTTCGAGATGCGCACACACAAGCGCCTGCTCGACATCCACGAGCCGACCCAACAGACCCTCGACGCGCTGATGCGTCTGGATCTGGCGGCCGGCGTGGACGTAGAAATTAAGACCTGA
- the rplD gene encoding 50S ribosomal protein L4: MKFDVVDLKNEKVGDADLDDAIFAAPVREYLFWEVVNWQRARRRAGTHKVKGRSEVRGGGKKPWRQKGTGRARHGTIRSPLWVGGGTVHGPSPRDYSYSMPKKKRKAALRSALSMKARDGQLRVVDSLEFPEIKTKFAAQVLETLEAPSALFVDATSRDEETNAVAHNDKLRLSVRNLKDAKYLASEGLNVEDVLRYDVLVLSQQALDHIQEVLKR; this comes from the coding sequence ATGAAATTTGACGTTGTTGATCTAAAAAACGAAAAGGTCGGCGACGCTGACCTTGACGACGCGATTTTCGCCGCCCCGGTGCGCGAATACCTCTTTTGGGAAGTCGTCAATTGGCAGCGCGCTCGTCGCCGCGCCGGCACCCACAAAGTCAAGGGTCGCTCGGAAGTCCGCGGTGGCGGTAAGAAGCCCTGGCGCCAGAAAGGCACCGGGCGCGCCCGTCACGGCACCATCCGCTCCCCTCTGTGGGTGGGCGGCGGTACCGTTCACGGTCCTTCCCCTCGTGATTACAGTTACTCGATGCCGAAAAAGAAGCGCAAAGCCGCGCTTCGTTCGGCGTTGAGCATGAAGGCTCGCGACGGCCAACTTCGCGTCGTCGACAGCCTCGAATTCCCCGAGATCAAAACCAAGTTCGCCGCCCAGGTCCTCGAGACCCTCGAGGCTCCCAGCGCGCTGTTCGTCGACGCGACCAGCCGCGACGAGGAGACCAACGCGGTTGCTCACAACGACAAGCTTCGCCTGTCCGTGCGCAACCTCAAAGACGCCAAGTACCTCGCCAGCGAGGGACTCAACGTCGAGGACGTGCTCCGGTACGACGTACTGGTTCTGAGTCAACAAGCACTCGACCACATCCAAGAGGTCCTGAAGCGATGA
- a CDS encoding 50S ribosomal protein L23 encodes MTTPYDIIIRPVMTEKSTEILELENKVTFRVKFEANKPQIKDAVERLFDVKVDRVNTMIMPGKPKRVGRFFGRRKAWKKAVVQLAEGEMIDFYALEDAGEEHGVV; translated from the coding sequence ATGACTACTCCATACGACATCATCATTCGCCCGGTGATGACCGAAAAGAGCACCGAGATTCTCGAGCTGGAGAACAAGGTGACCTTCCGGGTGAAATTCGAAGCCAATAAGCCCCAGATCAAAGACGCCGTCGAGCGACTCTTCGACGTCAAGGTCGACCGCGTGAACACGATGATCATGCCTGGCAAGCCCAAGCGGGTCGGTCGCTTCTTCGGACGCCGCAAGGCTTGGAAGAAAGCGGTCGTTCAACTGGCCGAAGGCGAGATGATCGACTTCTACGCGCTCGAAGATGCCGGCGAAGAGCACGGCGTCGTCTGA
- the rplB gene encoding 50S ribosomal protein L2: MGTKNYKPTAPGRRFARLQDFDEVTKGAPEKGLTQALTKSGGRNNKGRMTVRRRGGGHKRRYRTIDFKRNKVGVPAKVAAIEYDPNRSAFIALLHYADGEKAYILAPQKLKVGDEIVSSKNADITPGNALKLKHMPVGTVVHNVELKPGKGGQMARSAGCWAQLMAKEGKYGLMKLPSGELRRVLLECRATVGSVSNREHENVSLGKAGRARWLGRRPSVRGVAMNPIDHPHGGGEGRTAGGRHPVTPWGKGTKGLKTRKNKRTDKFIQRRRKTKKKKG; this comes from the coding sequence ATGGGAACTAAAAATTACAAGCCGACAGCGCCGGGTCGCCGTTTCGCCCGCCTGCAGGACTTCGACGAAGTCACGAAGGGCGCGCCGGAAAAGGGCCTGACTCAGGCGCTCACCAAGAGCGGCGGCCGAAACAACAAAGGTCGCATGACGGTGCGTCGTCGCGGCGGTGGCCACAAGCGCCGCTACCGTACGATCGACTTCAAGCGCAACAAAGTCGGTGTTCCGGCCAAAGTTGCCGCGATCGAATACGATCCGAACCGCTCGGCGTTCATCGCGCTGCTGCACTACGCAGACGGTGAGAAGGCCTACATCCTGGCCCCGCAGAAGCTCAAAGTGGGCGACGAGATCGTCTCGAGCAAGAATGCGGACATCACCCCGGGCAACGCGCTCAAGCTCAAGCACATGCCGGTCGGTACGGTCGTGCATAACGTCGAGCTCAAGCCTGGTAAGGGCGGCCAAATGGCCCGCTCGGCCGGCTGCTGGGCCCAGTTGATGGCAAAAGAGGGTAAATACGGCCTCATGAAGCTGCCTTCGGGCGAGCTTCGCCGTGTGCTCCTCGAGTGCCGCGCGACTGTCGGTTCGGTGAGCAACCGCGAGCACGAGAATGTGTCGCTGGGTAAGGCGGGTCGTGCCCGCTGGCTCGGACGCCGTCCCAGTGTACGTGGTGTCGCCATGAACCCGATCGACCACCCCCACGGTGGTGGTGAGGGTCGGACCGCCGGTGGCCGCCATCCGGTCACCCCGTGGGGTAAAGGGACCAAAGGTCTCAAAACCCGCAAGAACAAGCGGACCGACAAGTTCATTCAGCGTCGCCGCAAGACGAAAAAGAAAAAAGGTTGA
- the rpsS gene encoding 30S ribosomal protein S19, producing MPRSIKKGPFVDDSILKKVRKAKEAGDRRAIKTWSRRSMIVPEFIGMTFAVHNGREFVPVFVTENMVGHKLGEFAPTRTFYGHISDKKGKLRGR from the coding sequence GTGCCACGTTCAATTAAGAAAGGCCCGTTCGTAGACGACAGCATTCTGAAGAAGGTTCGCAAGGCCAAAGAGGCCGGCGACCGCCGCGCCATCAAGACCTGGAGCCGCCGCTCGATGATCGTGCCCGAATTTATCGGCATGACCTTCGCGGTGCACAACGGTCGCGAGTTCGTTCCGGTGTTCGTCACCGAGAACATGGTCGGCCACAAGCTGGGCGAATTTGCGCCCACGCGGACCTTCTACGGACACATTTCCGACAAGAAGGGTAAGCTTCGCGGTCGGTAA
- the rplV gene encoding 50S ribosomal protein L22, whose translation MGKNNQGHRANTAKARNVRIAPQKARPVIDLVRNKPILEALDILQFTQKKAAPIIAKVIESALHNVEHSDELDWDVDELIVAQAYVDEGPTLRRFKPRAMGRATRINKRTSHITVVLEPR comes from the coding sequence ATGGGTAAAAATAATCAAGGACACCGGGCCAATACGGCCAAGGCTCGTAACGTCCGTATCGCGCCGCAGAAGGCTCGACCGGTCATCGACCTGGTCCGAAATAAGCCGATTTTGGAGGCGCTCGACATTCTGCAGTTCACGCAGAAAAAAGCCGCACCGATCATCGCCAAGGTGATCGAGTCGGCGTTGCACAACGTCGAGCACAGCGACGAGCTAGACTGGGATGTCGACGAGTTGATCGTCGCGCAGGCCTACGTCGACGAAGGCCCGACGCTGCGCCGCTTCAAGCCGCGGGCGATGGGACGCGCCACTCGTATCAACAAGCGAACCAGTCATATTACCGTGGTGCTCGAGCCGCGCTAA
- the rpsC gene encoding 30S ribosomal protein S3, with the protein MGQKVHPTGFRLGIIRPWTSKWYAEKNYADWLHEDLRIKEFLYNRLKHTGVSNIEIERMAKKVKVTIHTAKPGIVIGKRGSGIEGLKNELKKQTDCEIFLNIQEVRKAELDAKLVAEGIATQLERRVSFRRAMKKAVQTAMKFGAKGIRVNCAGRLGGADMGRREWYLEGRVPLHTLRADIDYGLAEAKTTYGIIGVKVWIFKGEVLEAEARF; encoded by the coding sequence TTGGGTCAAAAAGTACATCCAACAGGATTTCGCCTCGGAATCATTCGACCGTGGACGTCGAAATGGTATGCCGAGAAGAACTACGCCGACTGGTTGCACGAGGATCTGCGCATCAAGGAGTTCCTCTACAACCGGCTCAAGCACACCGGTGTGAGCAACATCGAGATCGAGCGCATGGCCAAGAAGGTCAAGGTCACGATCCACACGGCCAAGCCGGGGATCGTGATCGGTAAGCGCGGCAGCGGCATCGAAGGGCTCAAAAACGAGCTCAAGAAGCAGACCGACTGTGAGATCTTCCTGAACATCCAGGAAGTGCGCAAAGCCGAGCTCGACGCCAAGCTCGTCGCCGAAGGCATCGCCACTCAGCTCGAGCGGAGGGTCAGCTTCCGCCGCGCGATGAAGAAGGCGGTCCAGACGGCGATGAAGTTCGGCGCCAAAGGCATCCGCGTGAACTGCGCCGGTCGCCTTGGTGGAGCCGACATGGGCCGTCGCGAGTGGTATCTCGAGGGTCGCGTTCCCCTGCACACGCTGCGGGCGGACATCGACTACGGCCTCGCCGAAGCCAAGACCACCTACGGCATCATTGGTGTCAAGGTTTGGATCTTCAAAGGCGAAGTCCTCGAAGCCGAAGCTAGATTTTAA
- the rplP gene encoding 50S ribosomal protein L16, with protein MLSPKRVRWRKRQKGRMRGKAYRGSKISFGKYGLVALDPHRITARQIEAARIAMNRYIRRQGKIWIRIFPDKPITKKPAEVRMGKGKGSPEEWVAVVKPGRILFEMDGVPREVAEEAFRLASHKLPVKTKFAVRGETL; from the coding sequence ATGCTGAGTCCGAAACGAGTACGGTGGCGCAAGCGCCAGAAAGGTCGCATGCGTGGCAAAGCCTACCGTGGGAGCAAGATCTCCTTCGGTAAATACGGCCTGGTCGCGCTCGACCCGCATCGGATCACCGCCCGACAGATCGAGGCGGCGCGTATCGCGATGAACCGTTATATCCGCCGTCAGGGCAAGATCTGGATTCGGATCTTCCCGGACAAGCCGATCACCAAAAAGCCTGCCGAAGTCCGAATGGGTAAAGGTAAGGGTAGCCCCGAAGAGTGGGTCGCCGTGGTCAAGCCCGGCCGGATCCTCTTCGAGATGGACGGCGTGCCGCGTGAAGTGGCCGAAGAAGCCTTCCGTCTGGCGAGCCACAAGCTTCCCGTTAAGACGAAATTCGCGGTGCGAGGAGAGACGCTATGA
- the rpmC gene encoding 50S ribosomal protein L29, whose translation MKAAELREKSDDELRDLERQVRDELFRLKMKHFTGQLQNVADIRQRKRDVARIKTVLRERESAAGQ comes from the coding sequence ATGAAAGCCGCCGAGCTCAGAGAAAAGAGTGATGACGAGCTGCGCGACCTCGAGCGCCAGGTGCGCGACGAGCTGTTTCGGCTGAAGATGAAGCACTTCACCGGCCAGCTTCAAAACGTCGCCGACATCCGCCAACGCAAGCGCGATGTCGCCCGCATCAAGACTGTGCTGCGCGAGCGCGAAAGCGCCGCCGGCCAGTGA
- the rpsQ gene encoding 30S ribosomal protein S17 produces MAEETQTGRGRSKTRVGEVVSDKMEKTIVVAVTRQYMHPKYKKYVRKQKRYKVHDEENECRVGDRVLIEETRPLSKHKRWKLKEIIEKAPVV; encoded by the coding sequence ATGGCCGAAGAGACGCAAACGGGTAGAGGTCGCAGCAAGACCCGCGTCGGCGAGGTCGTCAGCGACAAGATGGAGAAGACCATCGTCGTGGCGGTCACCCGACAGTACATGCACCCGAAATATAAGAAGTACGTTCGTAAGCAAAAGCGCTACAAAGTGCACGACGAAGAAAACGAATGTCGTGTCGGCGATCGCGTCCTCATCGAGGAAACGCGCCCGCTGTCGAAGCACAAGCGCTGGAAGCTCAAAGAAATTATCGAAAAGGCACCCGTGGTCTGA